The following DNA comes from Buteo buteo chromosome 7, bButBut1.hap1.1, whole genome shotgun sequence.
tggggcggcggcggcggcgcgagAACGCCGAGGCGGCGCGATGACGCCGCGGCGGTTCGCCAGGCGGCAGCCGTATCCCGGGCGACGCgatcggcggcggcggcggtggtcGGCGGTCGGCGGGGCGATGCGGCACGGCGGCGAGGCGCCCCCGGCCAAGCGGCCCAAGGCGGCGGTGcggcccccgcgccccgccaTGCCGCACGGCtcccccgcgccgcgccggcagccgccgcccgccggctcGCAGCGTCGCGGCCTGCCCATCTTCCAGGCGCGGGAGCCGTTGCTGAGCCAGCTCCGCGGCCTCGACAGCGCCGTCCTCATCGGTGagggccggggcgggggtgggCGGCGGGGTTCCTCAGCGCCACGGCCCGGCCGGGCGGGTCCGGGCCCCCCCCTCGGCCCGGGGAGCGTCGCCGCGGCCGCCCGCTGAAGAGGGGCTCAGCGCgggggaggcgggcggcggggaaCGGCGCGGCCTGTGAGGAGGAACGGTTTGGGCCTAAACGTGAAACGTGGTAAATTATCAATGTTGCCGTTCGTGGGTTTCGACTGGCGGAGGCGGCTGGTGGCTTGGTTTTTAGGGAGACGGCAAAAGTATTTCTCTCTTGTTTCGCCGTCTGCCTGGAGTTCAGTCAACTTAAAGCCAAATGGCAACCCCCTACTCTTTGGAAAAAGGATCTCCTCAGCTAAATTTTCAGGGACGTTCGCTAGTTTTATTAGGTTTCCTTTGAGGCCAAACTAATAAGCTGTTTGTCTGACTTTCAGGAGCTGAAGACGTACAGCTTCCCACCTGGAAGTCTAAAGACTCAGTGTTTATTAGAATTAAATGAGAAATGCTTTGTATTTCACTCCTATAAGcgaacatttaaaaaaaaatcagtcgTGGTAGCTGATAGGCATGACTGCATTTATCCCCTTTCCTCTCTACAATCCTGAGATCGTCATTATTGCTTGCTAAATATACAGTATAATATGCCACTTAGAATTTTGCAGCTGTGGAGTGAGGTAAAAAAGCTCACCCATGATTTCCAgtctgcagctgcagtgcttACAATTTGGATTTCCAATTCTCTGCTTGGTGGCCATCCTTCTGAATTTCTCAtgcttcttcttccttctcttgtCAGTTCTCACCTCACTCCCCGGTGTGCTCTGTGCTGTTGCTGTCTTGCAAGGATTGAGAGTACAGGGCACTGTTTTCCAGAGCCTCACGCTCTTTCACATAGAGCAATTCTTGTAACAGGCCAGTAGAAAGCTGAAGGGGATCTGATTTGAGTCACAGGTGTGTTTTAAACTGTAATAAAATGTGCAGGAAAACGACAGTGATGTTGAAAacattctctgcttttccatgcACATTGCACTTCAGACGGTTTCACTTGCGGTGCCTCTAAGCACTACGATTTGTGCGACATTATAGTGTGCCCAGTAAGTTACACTTTTTGCTGCTGATGCTGTGGTGTTGATGGTAGTTGTCTGTATCGCATCTTTGGTAGAGGGGTCTACACAGAGTTCGTGGTGGCAATACACCTGGGGGGAAATGGGATAGTGTTTGTTATCTTGTGTGCTAGTGCAGTACAGACAGAGAATACATTCGCCTGAGCCTGAAAGGACCATCTCTGATTTCCGGAAGGCACAGAGAAGGACTTGCTGGCTTGTTGGTGCCCTGAGTGCTCCTCTAAGAGAGCCTCAAACCTTAACTTGCTACTTGCTGTTGTCACAAAAGCTTTAATTTGCTTACAGCTTTACTTTGAAACTTCCTAGTGCATAGTGTGAATATATGCATAAACCCAAACTGATGTCTATTCCTTGCTCTGCATGGTTATCTTCTTATGTTGGCTGTGTTACACACCAAATGCTTCATACCTAGACAGGCTGGAATGTGTTTCTAAAGCAGAGTGTGGCTGGAGAGAACCTGGGGGAAAGGAGTTTTGTAGAGGAGTGGTCTAGCAACTAGAGCAAGGCGTTGGGGTCTGTCTCTGGCCTGCCGCTGCTTTATGGTGTGACTTTGGGCCAGCTGTCGAACCTCTTCCTGTCTTCAGCCTCCCCATCCTGAAATATGGTTAAAAGTTAACATAAAAAAATGGGTTGGGACCTTTCATTTGAAGATGCTATAAAAGGGAAAAACTATTCCCTTGATCTTCCTTAGGAGAAACGGGCTCAGGGAAGACCACTCAGATCCCTCAGTACCTCTACGAAGCGGGAATTGGTCGCCAAGGCATCATTGCTGTGACCCAGCCTCGCAGAGTAGCAGCTATAGCCTTAGCTACCAGAGTCTCGGACgagaagaagacagagctgGGGAAACTGGTAGGTGCTTTACAGAGTCTTTAGAGATTTGGTTTAGTACTGCAGCATTGATGGGGCTGTATCAGGGCTTAATGGGTAAGATAAAAAACAGCCACAGGGGTAATAGGTACTCTTCATTTAATAATATGcctgaatagaaaaaaatggctGTTTACCTGCTTCTGTGGCTTGGGGTGGGCCATGTTTGACACTCTCTGTGGTATTTTACTTCTTGATTATTGTCTGTGTTcctccatttgaaaaaaatactcattaatgaataaaacaaaaatgttgtgcTCTCTTCCATTGCTCCCTGTGTCAAAAGTCACTGTCAAGGAGAGCAGAATGCTGAATCTGTGGAGATCTGTGAATCTGCAGGAGAAAAGTGGAGGAGAAAGACTTCCCCCTATGTAAAAACTTTGGAGAGCATGGAGTACTTTCtagcaggggaggaaggaaaggaaacttGGAGCATTTGCGATAAACTTCTAGTTGGGAAAAAGCCAATTGGGATACAGTGTTGAGAGCATCCTTTGGGTGGATTATTAGATTTGCAAGATTAACTGCTCACAGACTGCAAATACACTGTTACCCTTTCCAGAGCCTCCTTGGCTCTGTCTGATGCATTGACCAGAGTGCTTTGTAGTCCTTCCTCATGGTACGATGGCAACGAGAAATGCCAGTAACTTTGTGCTTGTACTTTCTGTAATGTTCACTTCTGTAGGTTGGCTACACTGTACGCTTTGACGATCTTACATCTGGTGAAACGAGAATCAAGTTTTTAACAGATGGAATGCTGCTTCGCGAAGCTATTGGGGACCCTATGCTGCGGAAGTACAGCGTTGTCATCCTGGATGAAGCCCACGAGAGGACAATCCATACTGATGTACTCTTTGGAGTGGTGAAAGCTGCTCAAAAGAAACGAAAGGAACTGGGCAAACTGCCACTAAAAGTATGTGCATCTAGGATGGAAACGAAGGGCAAGGGATGGGGCTTGGACTCTGAGTGCTATGAGTATCTCCTGGGGTTTGCTGAAGTGTTTGAAATTTCAGCCTTgactatttttctgttcctaaaAAGTCCCTTTAAATCTGAATAGTTAAGGGTGGCCAACTTACTATGTGTGGGCCTGATATGACACGTCTGAACAAGGTATCTGGTCACCTTCATGCTGCCTTTTTTCATAAGAGCCTTTTGGGTGTGAGCTACAGACTAGACGCATTGTTGGGAGAAGTTTTGGTACTGTTGCTGAGAGCACCCTGGATACAGGAGCTCTCTCCCTGATACGACAGCTCTATGACATGCTCACACTGGGGAAGGAGGTTGCACGTGTGTGTTGGGTGGACATGTAATGAATTTACGTGAATACATAATGAAGTGTGTGGAAGCACGTTGGTTTTGATGGGGGAGGCACGTAGGGGACTGGTAGGGTCCTAGCACAGCCTTGTTCAACGGACCATTCTACAGCCTGGCTTCGTGGGTACTCGGCTCTCtttgttaagaaaacaaatacttttgtCAGAAAAGAATTTTAGCACGTCTTTGCTCATTTTATCATACCGACGCGTTACGCTTGTGTGATACCAAAGCTGATGGCTTTAACAAGGAAAGATCACTCTCTTCTGTCCCAAACCTTGTGtgctttttgctgttctgaGCCCGTATCTCAGTCTCAGAAAGCTGACTTTTGGCTAGTCCAGACTGGTAAGTGTCCTGCTGGATAGAAACTGCATGCTAACTCATTTTCTGCTCATATTGAAGGTGGTCATCATGTCAGCTACGATGGATGTTGACCAGTTCTCCCAGTACTTTAATGGAGCTCCTGTTCTCTATTTAGAAGGCAGGCAGCATCCCATTGAGGTCTTTTACACCAAACAGCCTCAAAGTGATTACCTCCAAGCAGCACTGGTGTCAGTCTTCCAAATCCACCAGGTATGGCTATCTTGTCAGGTTTGTGCCTCTCTGGGGCCATGGATTGTTGATCAGGGGGGCTCACGGGTTGCTGTGGCAGAAGAGATGGCTTGAGCTTGCTGCTGCCAGATCAGAGATGTCCCTGAAGTGCTCACTGCATCCTCTGGGAAAAGTGGGTGGTTAGGGAGCATGCTGGGTTAGTGAATTGGACTGGCTCAAGGGAGGGATTGACAAATGCCAGTGTTATtctaaaagtgaaaagaaagattgGAAGTGGTCAACTGTAAAGAGCCTTGGGTCATGTGGGGAAAATCTAGGCATAAGCTAACAGTAACGTGAAGATGATTCTAATTTACTGTCGAAGTGTAACTGCAGAGCAAGTAGAAATCTATTAAAATGACACCTTATAGGCATTTTGTGACTAAATGTTTGAATGCAAAACTGCCAGATGGTTATGTCATTTAATTAAACTGCATTTAATGTTttgaagatgctgctgctgttaggATTTGGGGACTTGTACATCAAGGCTAGAGTTGAAAGGAGACTGCTAAGCAAAGCTCTCTGATGTCAATTCATACCTAATAACTAAATGTTCCTCTCACCTGAGTTCTCTGTTTACTGGCTTGTACCTGGGTGGCTTGCTCATTTGCATGTCCTGGACAGTTTTTTATGAAATAGACACGTGACTTTAAGCGACTCCTCCATCCTGTTAAGACTCAGTCCTGCAAAATGTAGTTTACTCTTCACCTCTGGTGAATCCATGGGGAACTTCAGCCTGTTGCATACCTTGTACTACATgtgtgtcttttctttcttccttaccTGCTTTGCTGACTTGCTGTCAGGACAACATCTCATTACAATCTCGGTTTTCTCTCCTTATCCAAACCATCTTAACTTCTcacttgctttttcctctggctCCAGGAAGCACCCTCTTCTCAGGACATCCTGGTGTTTCTGACTGGTCAGGAAGAAATTGAAGCAATGACCAAAACATGTCGAGACATTGCCAAGCATCTCCCTGATGGCTGCCCACAGATGATGGTGATGCCTCTTTATGCTTCTTTGCCCTACTCTCAACAACTCCGTGTCTTTCAGGCTGCCCCCAAGGTGAGGCAATGTGATGGGTAAACAGGATGAGTTTGCTTGCATGAGTGTTTGGAAGAAGCATGTGGAATTTAAAGGGTTAAAGCTGCATGTACTGCTAGTAAGTGATAGTCTCCGCTGTCTTTAGGCTGAATGGTTCCAGTGTGATATAAGACAATGCATCTGTAATGGTACTAACAGATGCATACAATAAGTCATCTGGGATcataaaaagaaggaagggtTAGGGGGAGTGAAAAGGGCAGCGGAATTGAAACTTGCCCCATTTCATAGGAATTTTATGTCCATATCACAAAAAAGCTACAGCAGTCAATGGGCTAAATACTAAGAAAGCTAAAAACCTGGGCATATTTGGCAGGGCcctaagaaaaggaaattgtgCTGCCTCAGGCACTTTTGTACCTATTTAGCAGATATATAAGAATTCAGATCTTGTACTTGTGTcagaaatgaaaccaaaatgGTTTAAAGACATATTGATAACAGCTGTCCTGAGTGGTGTATTTTGTTGCAAGTGTAAGCACATGTTTTAGAAACTGATTAGGAGCTAGAGATTATCTTAATTTCTGAGAGCTGGTGTAGCAAGCATGGCATGTGGTCATAACATGCTGCAACGGTATGTAGGCTTGGCCCATGCTGGCCAAAAGTAGCAGTGTTTCTTCATTGCAGCTAATCTAAGCTGGCTTTTGACTGGCTTTTCCTTCCAGGGCTGTCGCAAAGTGATCCTCTCCACCAACATTGCAGAAACCTCCATCACCATTGCGGGAATAAAATACGTTGTGGACACAGGCATGGTCAAAGCAAAGAAGTACAGCCCTGGTGAGGAATTCTAAGGAGCAATGCAGagattgttttcagttttgtagaAGTTATTTGAGGCTATGAGCCCCAATGAGAGCTCATTTAAAACACCCTCTTCACTGTCTAAATTAATATCCCAGGTTTTAGGTGTGGGTtttggtgttgggttttggttgtttttttggttttttgagtACCAGCCATGTGGGGGTAAAAATCTGTCAAATATGAATCTTCTCTTCAAGGACACAGTGCATGATAGCTTTGCTTCAGGGTGCTAAACCAAGTAAAGTCTGAGCAATATTTGGATGGCACACCCtgggattttgttgttgttaatcctacatgtttttcaaagctgtgcATTACACAGACATTGACTGAAGTGATGCTTTTCCATACATAGAAATTGGTCTGGAAGTGTTGGCAGTCCAGCGGGTGTCGAAGGCCCAGGCTTGGCAACGCACAGGGAGAGCAGGGCGAGAGGACAGTGGGATCTGTTACCGGCTCTACACAGAGGATGAGTTTGAGAAGTTTGACAAAATGACAGTACCTGAGATACAGAGGTGAGGACAGCACCCTGATACCGTCATACTTCTTGCCACACCTCTTTTATGTACTGTTACGGATGGAGCTGTGTAAAGAACTGAGCAGCAAAACTGGATCTAGGGTCTGACTGAttgacttttaagaaaaatgaactgtggagactaaacagaaaaattaagaagcaTTTGCTCAGGGTGGACAGTTGGGCTCTGAGTCTCCAAACACATGGGCGATAGTTCTCTTGACTTTCCTCCAAATCTTGGACTTGCCTCTTACCCCTTCTGGTTTAGGAAGTAAGGCTTCACTAGCCAGCATTGGACTAGTCTCTGTCAAGTTGCAGCACAGATCTGAGGACTCTATCTCAGCTTATAGAcaagtagaagaaaagaaaaaaagaattaaaaaaagaagagaacaatCTTAGTTATTTTTTCTGCCTATGTAGGTGTAACCTGGCCAGCGTGATGCTTCAGCTCCTTGCTCTGAGAATTCCCAATGTGCTCACCTTTGACTTCATGTCCAAACCATCTCCTGGTAAGTGGTTACAAAGGcagccttggaaaaaaaaatgacaaatgagTCACTGAGgaattgcttaaaaataatgtcTTCAGGCCAGCCAGAGAAGATGGAGTATGGAAGGTCAGGGCTGTGAAAGAGGAGCAGCCTCTCTCTGCTGCATCTTCTGCTGGTGGTCCAGAAGTCTCAGATTCATTCGCTTCTCATTGCTTGTGCTCAGTCTCATCAGAGCAGCCATGGTTATGGTTATGGCAGAGAGCTGGAGAGTCTGGCTTCCAAACAGAGCAGGGAGCAGTTCTGAGTCATAAAGAACATGAAGGTGTGCCTTGACTGTCAAGGAAAGTCACAGAGAATCTCACACAGCTTCTGCTCAAAGCTAGGGATGACAGCTTTAGTTTTGCCTCCATTTTTGCTGCTTAAATTGGAAAAGGTGATTGTTCTACTGGATAGAGGGGGATAAACCACAGTTTGGGGCACTAATTTCTCTAAACAGAAAGTACTTGTCCCTCTGACCAGGGGAAAGAGGTGGTGATGGTACCAGCTCATCCTTCACATCCCTGCCAGTGCCAGCCAGGAGGCCTCACAGCTGGAACATCCTTGTTTTGACAGATGCCATTCAAGCAGCAATTGAGGAGCTGGacctgctgggagctgtggaACGAAAGGAAGATCAGCTTGTCCTAACCCCCCTGGGAAGGAAGATGGCAGCCTTTCCACTGGAACCAAAGTTCTCTAAAgtaaaaactacagaaaaagcagctaatttTTATCTCATGTACTCTTCCCAGTAACATtgtaatttctctttcaagCTCCTTAAACAAGGTCTGGAATTTGGGGTGACTGCAGCTGTACTAGTATATTTGCCATACATTAATGAAGCACAGCTTTATTTACAGCAGCTGTGCGCTGGTTTGCTTGTCATTTGTTATTTAATTCAGGGAGatcttttaaaagataatttatttcctctggCACCTCTGAAGCTGAAACAAGGCTAATTTCCTTGCAGTTTCCGGGATTGCTGGTAGCACTGTTTAGCAGTTTCATGAAGTGCCTCATGCTGTAGTTGATTTTAGTTGCCATGTTTGTACTGTATATGAACTGGCCAGTCTCGGGAAAGAGCGTGACAGTTGCTGTTAAAGGTGCCTGGTGGGCCCACAGGAGGATTTACCATTATCTCTAGGCCCAAATGTTTATGAAATTGTCCTGAACAATGCCTGGTAAAGTTCCTGGGCTGCCAGTGAGCAGAAAAGTCTGCCCGTCTGAAGTGGATTTGGTCGaccaaaaatcagttttgttctGTGATTTGCAGACCATCCTCATGTCCCCCAAATTCCACTGTACAGAAGAGATCCTGACCATCATGTCGCTGTTATCAGTGGACAGTGTCCTCTACAATCCCCCTGCCCGGCGGGATGAAGTGCAATCTGTCAGGAAGAAATTCATCTCCAGTGAGGGGGATCATCTTACCCTGCTCAGCATGTACAGGGCCTTCAAAAATGTCAGTGGCAACAAGGTAGGATGCTCCAAGGATGCCAGTGCTCTCTGGGGGGCTCGTGGTGGTGAGGAGCTTTTTTGGCATACAGCAGAGTGACGTCTGCATCCTTCATGGTTGATGCAATATGCATACTTCCAAAGCAATGAGAAGAGAGGACTTACTCATCCTTTACAATTGAGTAATTGGAGAAAGCTGTTCAAATGCCGAAGGTTCCTCAGAAAGCTGTAGCAAAACTGGTTATCAAAGCTTCATGAGGCCAGTTCTGTAATCAGAGCCAGGTCTCTTCCTTCACTGGTTCCAGCTGGAAACAGGAGGGAGTGGGAGAGTGTTGAGACTTGCTGATAAATACCTAGACATGCTCCTTGGCAAGATTTGTTGCAGAAACACTGAGCATATTTACAAGCAGATTTTGATTTATCCTACCCTATAAACTCCTCAGTTTCATTTGTAGATCTGTAGACTAGTGTACCCCATTCATTGCAGCATCTGTCATTTTTAGGCGATTTGTTTTCACAACCTGTGGGACAGCGAGTGCTGTTTTGCAGCACTTGGTGGCCTTGCAGAGCAATTCTGAGTGGGAAGAGAACAACATGCTGTTTCTTAGCACTGTGGAAGGGAATGTAGACACAGGGGAGTAATCAGGGGTAGAAATATGACAAGGAACTGGGTTAGCATCTTTTCTCTGAGAAAGATGGGGTGTTTGGAGGATTCTGCTTTTCATGGTATCTGAAGACTGTCATGCTTCTTGGGTGAAGAAACAGGCCCTTCTAACTCCAGGTGTCTCTGCTGCAGGAATGGTGCAGAGAGAACTTTGTCAACAGCAGGAACATGATGCTTGTGTCAGACGTCAGAGCTCAGCTCAGGGACATTTGTGTAAAGGTAACTTATGCcatactgtatttctgtttcacctgtttgtatttttgtttgtccCCAAACTGATTTTGCTGTGCTCCAAGTCCCAGGAGTGAAagaatgtggttttgttttcagtctgcCATGAATAGTCAGGTAAAATTCTTAACTCTGCAGCTGCACTCCAAAATCTCAGAGCTGCAGCGCTCAGTGGGTTGAGGAGATGtgaagagggaaggggagctCTGGGAAGGCTTCTTGGCTAGAAGATTGTTTTTCCTAAGGGGTTTCGCTGCTTTAGTGTAGATGTGACTGTGCGTGCTATGTGCGTCACTGAGTGGTATCAGCCTCAGCAGCCCATGCTGGCTGGCTTCTTCACAGAGTCAGCCATTCAATTTAACAGCAGTTTTCACATCAGCACTGTTCCTGCCAGTCACAGAGCATAACGCGCAGcgtgggagctgctgctgaattgCTTGCAGTCTGTATGTGACATGGGAGCAGCCATTCAGCACCCCTGTCCTGCTGTGAATGCTAGTTGGCCTGAAACTCACTCCCAGGAGAATCTCGATCCATTTTGCAGCTCATCTTTTGTTTGCTATTAGTCTGGATTAGCCTAACATCTACCTGAGCTGAATTCCTAGCGGTCCTTTTATATTTCCCATGCTAGCAGGATTGCTGACACAATATTGCCTGATCTCAGAATCCCACTACCATAGGGCTGTGTTTCCCCACAAGGGTGCATATACACGCTTGCTTACTTTTGTGTCTTATGCTGCTGAACAGCTATCGATACCGATTCAGTCCTCCCGCTCAGACACGGGAAACATCCGCCGCTGCCTGGCTCACAGCCTCTTCATGAACGCCGCGGAGCTGCAGCCAGACGGCACGTACAGAACCGTGGACTCTCATCAGTCGGTGGCCATCCACCCCTCCTCCATGCTCTTCCACTGCAAGCCAGCCTGTGTGGTTTACAACGGGCTGCTTCACACCAACAAGTGCTATATGCGGGACCTGTGCGTGGTGGATGCAGACTGGCTGTATGATGCAGCACCTGACTATTTCCGCAAGAAGCTCCGAACAGCCAAGAATTGATCTGTGGGTCTGGGACCAACAGGTTCAGGGGTTTTAGGCTGACCCTAAAAGACTACTGCTCCCGTACAttcattacaaaacaaaaaaatagagcTTTGCCTTGCAAAATGGGTAAAAAGCGTAGAGGAAAGTGTCTTCTCCATGAGAGCCAGGCCTCACAAGTGTCTTAGAGGCTTAGAACAGTTTAACAGTTAATCTGTAAAAAGGGGAACATAGTATGTACTCTTTGCGTGGGTGTATACGTGTGTGTGATAAACCTATactggggggggaaaggggagctGGTATCAGATTCCAGTTTTTAAGACTTACTGAAGTTTAACAGGCTTAGGTAGGAAATGAAATCCTAAGAGCTCTTCTGAgcagattttatatttttgatgATTGTGCTTTTATCCTTAGCAGGTTTTATTGGggaaataggagaaaaaagttttaaatgtctacatacagggaaaaaatgcctttttttactatttctaGAAGGGAGGTGCTACTGTCTTTTACTTCATCAAACATCTTTCTGCATGCATGTCATGTTCACTGTCTTGGGGCCTTACGAAGGCCAGTAGTGGGAATGCCTGCTTGGACAAGGTCTTCACTGCTTGTGTCTAAGCCTCAGGGGCTGGCAGTGGTTTCTTGGAGAGGTTGTCCAGCTGCCTGCATGCTTGGCATCATCTTTGTTCGCCCTTTTGCTGTTAGGGCATGTTGTTCCTCAGCAAATACTTCTGGCTTTTCTGACTCTTGTCTGTGCACTTCTAGCTTTGGAGTTGGCACACCAGCCACAACAGCTAATCAGGCCAATTTGAGGGAGACTTAGCAAAATGAGAGTGAAGATTTGGTTTAGAGATTGGACTTCCTTTAGAGATCCGTGATTCATCAAATGTTTGTGTCTTCTGCTCTGACACCAGTGCTTCTTCCGCATTCTGCCTCCACCAGCCCTGTGCCGGTTATACTTTGGTTTTCCATTAGAAGTTTGGAGCTTGACATTGTCAAGAACCACAGATCTACCATTAATATCtattatttgggttttttcttccatattccCTTGGCATCTACCCATCTCTCTGTTTCCCGTTGGAGAAAAGTGACAATACCAAACTAATCGTCTTTTTAAGTACTGGAATTAAGAAACTAGTCCCACTCTAAAGGGAAAACTTGTTCTTTAATGTGCAGGAATTTAATGTGAAGGAAAGTGGATTTATTCCATTATCACTGTGTGttggtggggggaaaaaatgtttttaaatgatatCCTAAGTACTTCTAAAATAACCTCTCTGGGAGAGGTAATTTCCAGTTTCAGCAGAGTCTGTTGACATAGTGTAATTTATACAGATTTTTGGACAAGTTGAACTAAAGCTGGTTAGGTGTCTGaaagggtgggagaggaggctgTTCTGCACATGCAGTGTCATTGTGTAATATAATGGGGTTAGTTTACATGGGCTGTGATGGGATTGTTCTTGTATC
Coding sequences within:
- the DHX33 gene encoding ATP-dependent RNA helicase DHX33, with the translated sequence MTPRRFARRQPYPGRRDRRRRRWSAVGGAMRHGGEAPPAKRPKAAVRPPRPAMPHGSPAPRRQPPPAGSQRRGLPIFQAREPLLSQLRGLDSAVLIGETGSGKTTQIPQYLYEAGIGRQGIIAVTQPRRVAAIALATRVSDEKKTELGKLVGYTVRFDDLTSGETRIKFLTDGMLLREAIGDPMLRKYSVVILDEAHERTIHTDVLFGVVKAAQKKRKELGKLPLKVVIMSATMDVDQFSQYFNGAPVLYLEGRQHPIEVFYTKQPQSDYLQAALVSVFQIHQEAPSSQDILVFLTGQEEIEAMTKTCRDIAKHLPDGCPQMMVMPLYASLPYSQQLRVFQAAPKGCRKVILSTNIAETSITIAGIKYVVDTGMVKAKKYSPEIGLEVLAVQRVSKAQAWQRTGRAGREDSGICYRLYTEDEFEKFDKMTVPEIQRCNLASVMLQLLALRIPNVLTFDFMSKPSPDAIQAAIEELDLLGAVERKEDQLVLTPLGRKMAAFPLEPKFSKTILMSPKFHCTEEILTIMSLLSVDSVLYNPPARRDEVQSVRKKFISSEGDHLTLLSMYRAFKNVSGNKEWCRENFVNSRNMMLVSDVRAQLRDICVKLSIPIQSSRSDTGNIRRCLAHSLFMNAAELQPDGTYRTVDSHQSVAIHPSSMLFHCKPACVVYNGLLHTNKCYMRDLCVVDADWLYDAAPDYFRKKLRTAKN